One Candidatus Tumulicola sp. genomic window carries:
- a CDS encoding Lrp/AsnC ligand binding domain-containing protein, producing the protein MVTAIVLMNIERGKVPAVSSSLLEIPAVTEVYSVAGAYDLVAIIRVKHHDQLNDLVTERLSAVEGIRATMTLVAFRCFSRKDVQAMWDIGLD; encoded by the coding sequence TTGGTCACCGCGATCGTCCTCATGAACATCGAGCGAGGCAAAGTGCCTGCGGTCTCGTCGTCGCTGCTCGAAATACCGGCGGTGACCGAGGTCTACAGCGTGGCCGGCGCCTACGATCTGGTCGCCATCATCCGCGTCAAACACCACGACCAGCTCAATGACTTGGTCACGGAGCGCTTGTCCGCTGTCGAGGGCATACGAGCGACCATGACGCTGGTCGCTTTCCGCTGTTTTAGTCGCAAAGACGTCCAAGCCATGTGGGATATCGGACTCGATTGA
- a CDS encoding ABC transporter permease, with amino-acid sequence MPNYIGLSTLVRREFKRTAMTINQVVWPPIITTLLFLFIFGVGLSARIKTLNGVPYLEFLLPGLVMMNVISSSYDESSSSLFQQRFMMSIQEVLIAPLSYFEMLIGFLTGSLLRGVVIGCLVMGIGLIVVHAGPSNIPVFSFFMFVTALLFSSIGMIGGLIAKTFDNLAIVTTFIITPLTYVGGVFSSIHLLPPLLQQISLFNPMLYMVDGLRYSYTGVADISPGIDAVVVSVLAVIAFSVAYWMTKKGVNLRV; translated from the coding sequence GTGCCTAACTACATCGGGCTCAGCACGCTCGTGCGCCGGGAATTCAAGCGCACGGCGATGACGATCAATCAGGTCGTGTGGCCGCCGATCATCACGACGCTGCTCTTCTTGTTCATCTTCGGGGTCGGTTTGAGCGCGCGCATCAAGACGCTCAACGGCGTGCCGTACCTGGAGTTCCTGCTGCCCGGACTCGTCATGATGAACGTCATCTCCTCGAGTTATGACGAATCGTCATCCTCGTTGTTCCAGCAGCGCTTCATGATGTCGATCCAGGAAGTGCTCATCGCGCCGCTTTCTTATTTCGAGATGCTCATCGGTTTTCTCACCGGCAGCCTGCTGCGCGGGGTCGTCATCGGATGCCTGGTCATGGGCATCGGCCTCATCGTCGTGCATGCCGGGCCGAGCAACATCCCGGTCTTCAGCTTCTTCATGTTCGTGACCGCGCTTTTGTTCTCGTCGATCGGCATGATCGGCGGTTTGATCGCGAAGACGTTCGACAACCTCGCCATCGTGACGACGTTCATCATCACGCCGCTCACCTACGTCGGCGGCGTGTTCTCGAGCATCCATCTGCTGCCGCCCCTCCTGCAGCAGATCTCGCTCTTCAATCCTATGCTTTATATGGTGGACGGCTTGCGCTACTCATACACCGGGGTTGCCGACATCAGTCCCGGCATCGACGCCGTCGTCGTCAGCGTGCTCGCGGTCATCGCGTTTAGCGTCGCTTATTGGATGACCAAAAAGGGCGTCAATTTGCGCGTGTAA
- a CDS encoding MqnA/MqnD/SBP family protein, producing MTPTHTLTLGHSPDSDDAFMFFGLASGAVKSALKYEYILEDIQTLNEWAKESKLDTTAISVHAYAYVADKYAILNHGASMGEKDYGPMVVAREPAKVEELRGAAIAVPGLMTSAYLALHLCIKEFIPVVMPFDKIMEAVADGSVKYGLLIHEGQLTHAKLGLHSIVNLGSWWHDETGLPLPLGVNAIKRSLPEDVQRQASQDLKASIEYGLAHRPEALEWALRYARGMEKETADAFVGMYVNRRTIDLGEDARTSIRLFLERGAERGIVPAVEKIDFVD from the coding sequence ATGACGCCCACACACACGCTCACGCTCGGTCACTCGCCGGATTCGGACGACGCATTCATGTTTTTCGGTCTGGCGTCGGGCGCCGTGAAAAGCGCTTTGAAGTACGAGTACATCCTCGAAGACATCCAGACTCTCAACGAGTGGGCCAAAGAGAGCAAGCTCGACACCACCGCGATCTCCGTGCACGCGTACGCGTACGTGGCCGACAAATATGCGATCCTCAACCACGGCGCGTCCATGGGGGAGAAAGATTACGGCCCGATGGTCGTGGCGCGCGAACCGGCAAAGGTCGAGGAGCTGCGCGGCGCGGCGATCGCAGTACCGGGCCTCATGACCAGCGCGTACCTCGCGCTGCATCTGTGCATCAAGGAGTTCATCCCGGTGGTCATGCCGTTCGACAAGATCATGGAAGCCGTGGCGGACGGCAGCGTGAAATACGGCTTGCTCATCCACGAGGGCCAGCTCACGCATGCGAAGCTCGGCCTGCATTCGATCGTCAATCTCGGTTCGTGGTGGCATGACGAAACCGGCCTGCCGCTGCCGCTCGGCGTCAACGCGATCAAGCGCTCCTTGCCCGAGGATGTCCAGCGCCAGGCTTCGCAAGATCTCAAGGCCAGCATCGAGTACGGACTGGCGCACCGACCCGAAGCATTGGAGTGGGCGCTGCGCTACGCGCGCGGCATGGAGAAGGAGACCGCCGACGCCTTTGTGGGCATGTACGTCAACCGGCGCACCATCGATCTCGGCGAGGATGCGCGGACGAGCATCCGGCTCTTCCTCGAACGCGGCGCCGAACGGGGCATCGTCCCCGCGGTGGAAAAAATCGACTTCGTCGACTGA
- a CDS encoding aldo/keto reductase: MNSTELPSRLLGKTGQRVSIFGLGGEGVLRTFGYDAQARAMIDAALEAGVTYCDSARAYAGSEQYYGAALGPRRERIFLTSKAHERSKRGALAMLDETLRNMRTDHLDLWQLHDVRTWDEIEMMGDPEGTYAAFEQAKREGKTRFIGVTGHHDVEVLLAAIKQFDFDTVLLPINPCEPAAEAFADAVVPEANARGMGVIAMKVLCRGLLLQTQEPPSVQQLFDYALSQAVSLAIIGCDDVLQVRENAAAARAFKPMAQADQRALEARVRPWAERMLYYRPAAAPR; encoded by the coding sequence ATGAACAGTACGGAACTGCCATCTCGACTCCTGGGCAAGACCGGGCAGCGGGTCAGCATTTTCGGCCTCGGCGGCGAGGGCGTTTTGCGCACCTTTGGTTACGATGCTCAAGCGAGGGCGATGATCGACGCGGCGCTGGAGGCGGGCGTCACGTATTGCGACAGCGCGCGTGCGTACGCGGGCAGCGAGCAGTATTACGGCGCGGCGTTAGGCCCCCGCCGCGAGCGGATCTTTCTGACCTCGAAAGCGCACGAACGCAGCAAGCGCGGAGCGCTTGCGATGCTCGATGAAACGCTGCGCAACATGCGCACGGATCATCTCGACCTCTGGCAGCTGCACGACGTGCGCACGTGGGATGAGATCGAGATGATGGGCGATCCCGAGGGCACCTATGCCGCGTTCGAGCAGGCCAAGCGCGAAGGCAAGACGCGCTTCATCGGCGTGACGGGGCATCACGACGTCGAGGTGCTGCTCGCCGCGATCAAGCAGTTCGATTTCGACACGGTTTTGCTGCCGATCAATCCGTGCGAGCCGGCGGCCGAGGCGTTTGCCGACGCGGTCGTGCCCGAGGCGAACGCGCGCGGCATGGGCGTGATCGCGATGAAGGTGCTGTGCAGAGGTCTTCTTCTGCAGACGCAGGAGCCGCCCAGCGTGCAGCAACTGTTCGACTACGCCTTGAGCCAAGCGGTGTCGCTGGCGATCATCGGCTGCGACGATGTATTGCAGGTGCGCGAAAACGCGGCGGCCGCGCGTGCTTTCAAGCCGATGGCGCAAGCGGACCAGCGCGCGCTCGAAGCGCGCGTGCGCCCATGGGCCGAGCGCATGCTCTACTATCGGCCTGCGGCAGCTCCCAGATAA
- a CDS encoding thiolase family protein yields MSDVYLVSAARTPIGKFGGALKDFSPADLCAHAMKAALERAAVPGGDLDLFVFGNVLRGGHGQLLPRQAAIKAGIPESIDGYAIDMVCASGMMSVMNAHNMIRVGDADLVLAGGFESMSQAGFGISHRARWGYKMLLGAPEEIKDLMVVDGLTDPITGEGMGEQTERLAREYEVERSELDEIALMSQQRARAATETGTFAREIAPIKLNGKKAPTVFEHDEGIRGDTTRESLAALRPAFRKDGVLTAGNASQLSDGAAALLLASGEAASKRGLKPRARILGGAWAAGETWRFPEAPIPAVKKLLAKLGMSIADFDLFENNEAFALNNALFHQLLDVPYEKLNVHGGAIALGHPIGASGARLVVTLLNALETHGGRRGLAAICHGTGGATALAIELVAK; encoded by the coding sequence ATGTCCGACGTCTATCTCGTCTCCGCTGCCCGCACGCCCATCGGCAAGTTCGGCGGCGCGCTCAAAGACTTCTCACCCGCCGACCTCTGCGCGCACGCCATGAAAGCCGCTCTCGAGCGGGCTGCCGTGCCGGGCGGCGACCTGGATCTTTTCGTCTTCGGCAATGTGCTGCGCGGCGGTCACGGGCAACTGCTGCCGCGCCAGGCCGCCATCAAGGCCGGCATCCCGGAGTCCATCGACGGCTATGCAATCGACATGGTCTGCGCATCGGGCATGATGAGCGTCATGAACGCGCACAACATGATCCGCGTCGGCGACGCCGACCTCGTGCTCGCCGGCGGATTCGAATCGATGTCGCAGGCCGGCTTCGGCATTTCGCATCGCGCGCGCTGGGGCTACAAGATGCTGCTCGGCGCGCCTGAAGAGATCAAGGATCTGATGGTCGTCGACGGGCTTACCGATCCCATCACCGGCGAGGGCATGGGCGAACAGACGGAGCGCCTCGCGCGCGAATACGAAGTCGAGCGCAGCGAGCTCGACGAGATCGCGCTGATGTCGCAGCAACGCGCTCGAGCAGCGACCGAGACGGGAACGTTCGCGCGTGAGATCGCGCCGATCAAACTCAACGGCAAGAAAGCCCCAACCGTCTTCGAGCACGACGAAGGCATCCGCGGCGATACGACGCGCGAGTCGCTGGCCGCGCTTCGCCCTGCATTTCGAAAAGACGGCGTCTTGACCGCGGGCAACGCGAGCCAGCTATCGGACGGCGCGGCGGCGCTGTTGCTGGCGAGCGGGGAAGCCGCTTCGAAACGGGGCCTGAAACCGCGCGCCCGCATCCTCGGCGGGGCGTGGGCGGCAGGCGAGACCTGGCGCTTCCCCGAGGCGCCGATCCCGGCGGTCAAAAAACTGCTCGCCAAGCTTGGCATGAGCATCGCGGATTTTGATCTGTTCGAGAACAACGAAGCGTTTGCGCTCAACAACGCGCTCTTCCACCAGCTCCTCGATGTGCCGTACGAAAAACTCAACGTGCATGGCGGCGCGATCGCGCTCGGCCACCCGATCGGCGCGAGCGGCGCGCGCCTCGTCGTCACCCTGCTCAATGCGCTGGAAACCCACGGCGGCCGTCGCGGGCTCGCCGCCATCTGCCACGGAACCGGCGGCGCCACGGCGCTGGCGATCGAACTCGTCGCGAAATAA
- a CDS encoding diguanylate cyclase: protein MRTSGKRLGIIAIAIVFGAALLFIWLVQWQIEPSFNRAERIQAARSSILALEANLLDQDASVRGFSVWHDQRDLRSYLTDRNTFDGTMRKAGLEVAALPSSSAATFNRFYRGYHRWLSGVARPSIETKPATAELVAIRSRGARLMRGMRADLSAMLSMADDAATAELKRGEELAGAAAATAVLAVLAFMIIALLSEGRREILESEGMHFVEAVDDLVAVVNYQGYFLWTNLAWQRVLGHMPKDMKSRPFTDFVYPTDRAPTAYQMLRLSRNERVRGFRNRYRAKDGSYHWLVWNAVPDPSRRLIYVAARDETDHVRTETQLAQLSNNDHLTGLPNRRHFIQELNRSINIAQRHQLSFAVLYFDLDGLKEINDRKGHAAGDDALRGVVTSIAGRLRESDLFARVGGDEFAILTPPITLPRDIESMAEKIVEAARDKIKVGDETRSVGISMGVAGFPKDGTTANELIASADSAMYSAKRSGGNNYARYGEYLRESPPGA from the coding sequence GTGCGGACAAGCGGTAAGCGGCTCGGTATAATCGCTATTGCGATCGTCTTCGGGGCGGCGCTCCTGTTCATCTGGCTGGTCCAATGGCAGATCGAACCTTCATTCAATCGCGCAGAACGCATCCAGGCGGCCCGCTCCAGCATTCTAGCCCTTGAGGCAAACCTGCTCGACCAGGACGCCAGCGTGCGCGGCTTCTCCGTCTGGCACGACCAGCGCGACCTGCGCTCGTACTTGACGGATCGCAACACGTTTGACGGAACCATGCGCAAGGCCGGACTTGAAGTCGCCGCCCTGCCCTCCTCTTCGGCAGCCACGTTCAACCGGTTCTACCGCGGCTATCATCGCTGGCTGAGCGGCGTCGCCCGGCCGTCGATCGAGACCAAACCGGCGACGGCGGAGCTCGTCGCGATCCGCTCGCGCGGGGCGCGTTTGATGCGCGGCATGCGCGCGGACCTGTCCGCCATGCTGAGCATGGCGGACGACGCGGCCACGGCGGAACTCAAGCGCGGCGAGGAACTCGCCGGTGCGGCGGCAGCGACCGCGGTGCTGGCCGTCCTTGCTTTCATGATCATCGCGCTGCTCTCGGAAGGCCGCCGCGAGATATTGGAGTCGGAGGGCATGCACTTCGTCGAGGCCGTGGACGACCTCGTGGCGGTGGTCAACTATCAAGGCTACTTCTTATGGACGAATCTGGCGTGGCAGCGCGTGCTTGGTCACATGCCCAAAGATATGAAATCGCGGCCGTTCACCGATTTCGTGTACCCGACGGATCGTGCCCCGACCGCCTACCAAATGCTGCGCCTCAGCCGCAACGAGCGCGTGCGCGGCTTCCGCAACCGCTACCGCGCCAAAGACGGCTCCTATCATTGGCTGGTCTGGAACGCCGTGCCCGATCCGAGCCGGCGCCTGATCTACGTCGCCGCGCGCGACGAGACGGATCACGTGCGCACCGAGACGCAGCTCGCGCAGCTGTCCAACAACGATCACCTCACCGGCTTGCCGAACCGGCGGCATTTCATCCAGGAGCTGAACCGGTCGATCAATATCGCGCAACGCCACCAGCTTTCGTTCGCGGTCTTGTATTTCGATCTCGACGGGTTGAAGGAGATCAACGATAGGAAGGGCCATGCGGCCGGCGACGACGCGCTGCGCGGAGTCGTCACGAGCATCGCCGGGCGATTGCGCGAAAGCGACCTCTTCGCGCGAGTCGGTGGAGACGAGTTCGCCATCCTCACGCCGCCGATCACGCTGCCGCGAGACATCGAATCGATGGCGGAGAAAATCGTGGAAGCGGCGCGCGACAAGATCAAGGTCGGCGACGAGACGCGATCGGTCGGGATCAGCATGGGCGTCGCGGGTTTTCCGAAAGACGGGACCACCGCGAATGAGTTGATCGCCTCCGCCGATAGCGCGATGTACTCCGCGAAGCGCTCGGGCGGCAACAACTACGCACGCTACGGAGAGTACCTGCGCGAATCTCCCCCCGGCGCCTGA
- a CDS encoding ABC transporter ATP-binding protein has product MSGAPPASATPNGALDGAVSIRHLTKRYGEVLAVDDLSFDVAPGEFFGFLGPNGAGKTTTINAIVGLATYQSGNIKIFGADAVSEYRRARSYVGLSPQEFNFDRYLTAEEILEFQAGYYGIPRAQARARAKELLDQFELTDKRRSLFMQLSGGMKRRLSLARALIHQPRLLILDEPTAGMDVELRLELWEFLRGINAGGMTVLMTSHYLEEVEQLCNRIGIVNYGKLVALEDKAALMAKHGTSSLQDIFLDLVGRRARA; this is encoded by the coding sequence TTGAGCGGCGCGCCGCCCGCGTCCGCGACGCCGAACGGCGCCCTTGACGGCGCCGTTTCCATTCGCCATCTCACCAAGCGCTACGGTGAGGTGCTGGCCGTGGACGATCTCTCGTTCGACGTCGCGCCCGGCGAGTTTTTCGGTTTCCTCGGTCCCAACGGCGCCGGCAAGACGACGACCATCAACGCGATCGTCGGCCTCGCCACGTATCAATCGGGCAACATCAAGATCTTCGGGGCGGACGCGGTGTCGGAATATCGGCGCGCGCGCTCGTACGTCGGGTTGTCGCCGCAGGAGTTCAACTTCGATCGCTACCTGACGGCCGAGGAGATCCTTGAGTTTCAGGCCGGCTATTACGGCATCCCGCGCGCGCAGGCGCGCGCGCGGGCCAAGGAGCTGCTCGATCAATTCGAGCTGACCGACAAACGTCGGAGTTTGTTTATGCAGTTGTCCGGCGGCATGAAGCGGCGCTTGTCGCTGGCCCGCGCGCTCATCCACCAACCGCGCCTGCTCATCCTCGACGAGCCCACCGCCGGCATGGACGTCGAGCTGCGCTTGGAGCTATGGGAGTTCTTGCGCGGCATCAACGCCGGCGGCATGACCGTGCTCATGACCTCGCACTATCTCGAAGAGGTCGAGCAGCTGTGCAATCGCATCGGCATCGTCAACTATGGCAAGCTCGTGGCGCTTGAGGACAAGGCCGCGCTCATGGCCAAGCACGGCACGAGTTCGCTGCAAGACATCTTCCTCGATCTCGTCGGGCGGCGCGCGCGTGCCTAA
- a CDS encoding metal-sulfur cluster assembly factor has protein sequence MNDETTSPTTTGPATEAAETPVTEERVREELKNVVDPEIGLDMVSLGLLYGVTVEGSDVKVLMTLTTPACPVGPMFVNAVHTAVMAMPGVKSCSVDLTFSPPWDPRTMASDDVKLQMGFYY, from the coding sequence ATGAATGACGAAACGACTTCTCCCACGACCACCGGGCCAGCGACCGAAGCCGCTGAAACGCCGGTCACCGAAGAGCGCGTGCGCGAAGAGCTCAAAAATGTCGTCGATCCCGAGATCGGCCTCGACATGGTCAGCCTCGGGCTGCTGTACGGCGTGACCGTCGAAGGCAGCGACGTCAAAGTGCTCATGACGCTGACCACGCCCGCGTGTCCGGTCGGACCGATGTTCGTGAACGCGGTGCATACCGCGGTGATGGCGATGCCCGGCGTGAAGTCGTGCAGCGTCGACCTGACGTTCTCGCCGCCGTGGGATCCGCGCACGATGGCCAGCGACGACGTCAAACTTCAAATGGGGTTCTATTATTGA